A single window of Agromyces sp. Leaf222 DNA harbors:
- a CDS encoding PH domain-containing protein, translating into MTAPVAPVTALADGEWHRLHPASPLLRGGLVFIAVLGFVLANMRERLLDMFVIVFVPETGDEIDERYDGWQNDWANDPVGAIVTNGQVGWALLAVAVVVIGVIVGFWLSWRMHTFRITPESVEVRSGILFRSHRSARLDRVQGVNINRPVFARLFGTAKLDVSVAGESGNVQLAYLGSALADGLRADILRLASGARAERSRAAAPAAPSVPDAAGAAFVEQAPGGAGGQPPASARVSAVVGRRVDEFLAPELDPNLAPPESVVHLSVARVVGSTLLGGTTIAILVFVAIIVAGVAAGQEWVILSFIPAVIGLVGYLWSRITKSLRYSIAGTPDGVRIGHGLLSTANQTIPPGRVHAVEATQWILWRPFGWWSVRVNLAGQSASASSEAQQRTLVLPVGRADDVRRVLALLLPDAEPALEPVLGPGLTGRGAIAGFSTTPRRAAWLRPFSWRRIGWVALGGVVLFRRGALTRSLAVMPLARMQSVALGWGPVRRMLRLASVRVHTLAGPVTVELPVADAGEAADLFENLAADAVVWAGADESHHWGAAREHGATGEQAVAGEQAVAREHAAREDAETGQIPEAVS; encoded by the coding sequence GTGACCGCTCCGGTCGCACCGGTCACGGCACTCGCCGACGGCGAGTGGCATCGGCTGCACCCGGCGAGCCCGCTGCTGCGCGGCGGACTCGTGTTCATCGCGGTGCTCGGCTTCGTGCTCGCGAACATGCGCGAGCGACTGCTCGACATGTTCGTCATCGTGTTCGTGCCCGAGACGGGCGACGAGATCGACGAGCGCTACGACGGATGGCAGAACGACTGGGCGAACGACCCGGTCGGCGCGATCGTCACGAACGGACAGGTCGGCTGGGCGCTGCTCGCCGTGGCGGTCGTCGTCATCGGGGTCATCGTCGGCTTCTGGCTGTCGTGGCGCATGCACACGTTCCGCATCACGCCGGAGTCGGTCGAGGTGCGCAGCGGCATCCTGTTCCGCTCGCACCGATCGGCCAGGCTCGACCGCGTGCAGGGCGTCAACATCAACCGCCCCGTGTTCGCCCGCCTGTTCGGCACCGCCAAGCTCGACGTCTCGGTCGCGGGCGAGTCGGGCAACGTGCAGCTCGCCTACCTCGGCTCGGCCCTCGCCGACGGCCTGCGCGCCGACATCCTGCGCCTCGCGTCCGGTGCGCGTGCCGAGAGGTCGCGGGCGGCGGCGCCCGCGGCGCCATCGGTTCCGGATGCCGCGGGCGCCGCGTTCGTCGAGCAGGCGCCGGGTGGGGCGGGCGGCCAGCCACCGGCATCCGCCCGCGTGTCGGCCGTCGTCGGACGCCGGGTCGACGAGTTCCTCGCGCCCGAGCTGGATCCGAACCTCGCGCCGCCCGAGTCGGTCGTGCACCTGTCGGTGGCCCGCGTCGTGGGTTCGACCCTGCTCGGCGGCACGACCATCGCGATCCTCGTGTTCGTGGCGATCATCGTCGCGGGCGTCGCGGCGGGGCAGGAATGGGTGATCCTCTCGTTCATCCCCGCGGTGATCGGCCTCGTCGGCTACCTGTGGTCGCGCATCACGAAGTCGCTGCGCTACTCGATCGCCGGCACGCCCGACGGCGTGCGCATCGGCCACGGGCTGCTCTCGACGGCGAACCAGACGATCCCGCCGGGGCGCGTGCACGCGGTCGAGGCGACGCAGTGGATCCTCTGGCGGCCGTTCGGCTGGTGGTCTGTGCGCGTGAACCTCGCGGGCCAGTCGGCGAGCGCGTCGAGCGAGGCCCAGCAGCGCACGTTGGTGCTGCCGGTGGGGCGCGCCGACGACGTGCGGCGCGTGCTGGCGCTGCTGCTGCCCGACGCCGAGCCGGCGCTCGAGCCGGTGCTCGGCCCGGGGCTCACCGGGCGCGGAGCCATCGCCGGATTCTCGACGACGCCCCGGCGTGCAGCCTGGCTGCGCCCCTTCTCGTGGCGGCGCATCGGCTGGGTAGCGCTCGGCGGTGTCGTGCTCTTCCGGCGTGGGGCGCTCACGCGCTCGCTCGCCGTCATGCCGCTCGCGCGCATGCAGTCCGTCGCGCTCGGGTGGGGTCCGGTGCGGCGGATGCTACGGCTCGCGTCCGTCCGCGTGCACACGCTCGCCGGGCCGGTGACCGTCGAGCTCCCCGTCGCCGACGCCGGTGAGGCCGCAGACCTGTTCGAGAACCTCGCTGCAGACGCCGTGGTGTGGGCCGGAGCCGATGAGTCCCACCACTGGGGCGCCGCGCGCGAACATGGCGCCACCGGCGAGCAGGCCGTCGCGGGCGAGCAGGCCGTCGCGCGCGAGCACGCCGCCCGCGAAGACGCCGAGACCGGCCAGATCCCGGAGGCCGTCTCATGA
- a CDS encoding Rossmann-like and DUF2520 domain-containing protein, translated as MSDRAGRLGVGTIGAGRVGAVLASALAGVGHALTGISAVSESSRDRAAAMLPHVPVLTVPEIIERSELVLLAVPEAELGPLVAGLADAGVWQPGQLVLHTNARLGTAVLDPARRAGAIPLAVHPAMTFTGTSIDLARLPGTWFAVTAPAPVLPIGQALVVEMGGEPFIVAEADRAAYGEAIDTAVSFSSAIVEQASGILAGIGMPRPGAVLAPLVRSAVENALARNDPGPWPDGASTIDGAADERPFGGAA; from the coding sequence ATGAGCGACCGCGCAGGGCGCCTCGGCGTCGGCACGATCGGCGCCGGGCGCGTCGGCGCGGTGCTCGCGTCGGCACTCGCCGGGGTCGGACACGCGCTCACCGGCATCTCGGCGGTGTCCGAGTCGAGTCGCGACCGCGCCGCCGCGATGCTGCCGCACGTTCCGGTGCTCACCGTGCCCGAGATCATCGAGCGCAGCGAACTCGTGCTGCTCGCCGTGCCGGAGGCCGAGCTCGGGCCGCTCGTCGCCGGCCTCGCCGATGCGGGCGTCTGGCAGCCGGGGCAGCTCGTGCTGCACACCAACGCGCGACTCGGCACCGCGGTGCTCGATCCGGCCAGGCGCGCCGGAGCGATCCCACTCGCCGTGCACCCGGCGATGACGTTCACGGGCACGAGCATCGACCTCGCCCGGCTGCCCGGAACGTGGTTCGCCGTGACCGCCCCGGCCCCGGTGCTGCCGATCGGGCAGGCGCTCGTCGTCGAGATGGGCGGCGAGCCGTTCATCGTCGCCGAGGCCGACCGTGCCGCGTACGGCGAGGCCATCGACACCGCCGTCTCGTTCTCGAGCGCGATCGTCGAGCAGGCCAGCGGCATCCTCGCGGGCATCGGCATGCCGAGACCCGGCGCCGTGCTCGCTCCGCTGGTGCGCAGCGCCGTCGAGAACGCGCTGGCCCGCAACGACCCCGGGCCGTGGCCCGACGGTGCGAGTACGATCGACGGGGCCGCAGACGAGCGTCCGTTTGGAGGTGCCGCGTGA
- the panC gene encoding pantoate--beta-alanine ligase, giving the protein MASSAASTSAASTRTANSIAEVRGLLDERRRAGASVALVPTMGALHDGHLALVRRARELADVVVVSIFVNPLQFGPTEDLDRYPRTLEADVAALAGLGVDVVFAPDVTEMYPNGSAEGTTVSAGPVGSRYEGAHRPGHFDGMLTVVAKLFSIAQPDVAVFGQKDAQQVFLVERMVADLDLRVRVEVVPTVRETDGLALSSRNRFLDGHDRVAALVLAESLDAARTSAADGASELLAEGVAAFGDHDGVDLDYFVVVDPGTFLPVDEEYRGRALVLVAARVGATRLIDNDFVDVGASGR; this is encoded by the coding sequence GTGGCGAGCAGCGCGGCGAGCACCAGCGCGGCGAGCACCCGCACGGCGAACAGCATCGCCGAAGTACGCGGCCTGCTCGACGAACGACGCCGTGCCGGGGCATCCGTCGCCCTCGTGCCCACGATGGGCGCCCTGCACGACGGCCATCTCGCGCTCGTGCGCCGCGCCCGCGAACTCGCCGACGTCGTCGTCGTGTCGATCTTCGTGAACCCCTTGCAGTTCGGCCCGACCGAAGACCTCGACCGCTACCCGCGCACCCTCGAAGCGGATGTCGCGGCGCTCGCCGGTCTCGGCGTCGACGTCGTCTTCGCGCCCGACGTGACCGAGATGTACCCGAACGGCTCGGCCGAGGGCACGACGGTGAGCGCCGGACCCGTCGGATCCCGCTACGAGGGCGCGCACCGCCCCGGGCACTTCGACGGCATGCTCACGGTCGTCGCCAAGCTGTTCTCGATCGCCCAGCCCGACGTCGCCGTGTTCGGCCAGAAGGACGCCCAGCAGGTGTTCCTCGTGGAGCGCATGGTCGCCGACCTCGACCTGCGCGTGCGTGTCGAGGTCGTGCCGACGGTGCGCGAGACCGACGGGCTCGCGCTCTCGAGCCGCAACCGCTTCCTCGACGGGCACGACCGCGTCGCGGCGCTGGTGCTCGCGGAATCGCTCGACGCCGCCCGCACGTCGGCCGCCGACGGGGCCTCCGAACTGCTCGCCGAGGGCGTCGCCGCCTTCGGCGACCACGACGGCGTCGACCTCGACTACTTCGTGGTCGTCGACCCCGGCACCTTCCTCCCCGTCGACGAGGAGTACCGGGGGCGGGCGCTCGTGCTCGTCGCCGCTCGGGTCGGCGCCACCCGGCTCATCGACAACGACTTCGTCGACGTCGGCGCCTCCGGGCGGTAG